In Aegilops tauschii subsp. strangulata cultivar AL8/78 chromosome 3, Aet v6.0, whole genome shotgun sequence, one genomic interval encodes:
- the LOC109766413 gene encoding GATA transcription factor 9 codes for MEATAPDYYGRDKKGSDLFVVDDLLSLPCDDEEEEEEGVGEAPFLPANAAAVIVKQEAGFGNVSADSSTVTALDSCSNSFSGLADGDFSGGLCEPYDQLAELEWLSNYMGEGEESFATEDLHKLQLISGIPSGGFPSANGPPAPAATAATAQPGVFLPEGPVPAKARSKRSRVAPGNWSSRLLVLPQAPASPPSPASMAISPAESGVSAQAFHVKKPSKPAKKKEVPPQAQAQAQAQSVSAPTAPSGVTAAANEGRRCLHCETDKTPQWRTGPMGPKTLCNACGVRYKSGRLVPEYRPAASPTFVMSRHSNSHRKVLELRRQREMHHHHQPSQLQQHAVAGGVGRIMHMESHLLFDGPAAPPILGGGDDFLIHHRLGTTDYRQQLI; via the exons ATGGAGGCCACGGCGCCCGACTACTACGGCCGCGACAAGAAGGGCTCCGACCTCTTCGTCGTCGACGACCTCCTCTCGCTGCCgtgcgacgacgaggaggaggaggaggaaggggtcGGCGAGGCGCCGTTCCTGCCGGCCAACGCCGCCGCCGTCATCGTCAAGCAGGAGGCCGGGTTCGGGAACGTGTCGGCCGACTCGTCCACCGTCACGGCCCTCGACAGCTGCAGCAACTCCTTCTCCGGCCTCGCCGACGGCGACTTCTCCGGCGGCCTCTGCGAGCCG TACGATCAGCTGGCGGAGCTGGAATGGCTGTCCAACTACATGGGCGAGGGCGAGGAGAGCTTCGCAACCGAGGACCTACACAAGCTGCAGCTCATCTCCGGCATCCCCTCCGGCGGCTTCCCCTCGGCGAACGGGCCGCCTGCTCCGGCGGCAACCGCTGCCACGGCGCAGCCCGGCGTGTTCCTGCCGGAGGGCCCCGTCCCCGCCAAGGCGCGTAGCAAGCGCTCCCGCGTTGCGCCGGGCAACTGGTCGTCCCGCCTGCTCGTTCTCCCGCAGGCCCCGGCCTCCCCGCCGTCCCCGGCGTCCATGGCCATCTCGCCGGCGGAGTCTGGCGTCTCAGCCCAGGCGTTCCATGTCAAGAAGCCTTccaagccggccaagaagaaggaGGTGCCGCCGCAGGCGCAGGCACAGGCTCAGGCTCAGTCAGTGAGCGCGCCCACAGCGCCCTCCGGCGTCACGGCGGCGGCCAACGAAGGTCGGCGGTGCCTGCACTGCGAGACGGACAAGACGCCGCAGTGGAGGACGGGGCCCATGGGCCCCAAGACGCTGTGCAACGCGTGCGGGGTGCGGTACAAGTCGGGCCGGCTGGTGCCGGAGTACCGCCCGGCCGCGAGCCCGACGTTCGTGATGTCGAGGCATTCCAATTCCCACCGCAAGGTGCTGGAGCTCCGCCGCCAGAGGGAGatgcaccaccaccaccagccgtcgcagctccagcagcacgccGTCGCCGGCGGCGTCGGAAGGATAATGCACATGGAGAGCCACCTGCTGTTCGACGGGCCGGCGGCGCCGCCCAtcctcggcggcggcgacgacttCTTGATCCACCACCGCCTAGGGACGACGGACTACCGGCAGCAACTCATCTAG